The proteins below come from a single Nitrospiraceae bacterium genomic window:
- a CDS encoding response regulator, producing MANILVVDDDRQVCDLLKQALENQGYTVDCASNGVEGIKEYRNHPADLIILDILMPEKEGLETILDLRREFPQVKIIAMSGGSERAKLDLLDLARRLGAQHTIDKPFQLHAITDLVTQALHEN from the coding sequence ATGGCAAACATTCTTGTTGTGGATGATGATCGGCAGGTTTGTGATCTGTTGAAGCAAGCCTTGGAAAACCAGGGCTATACGGTGGACTGTGCCTCAAACGGTGTCGAAGGTATCAAGGAATATCGCAACCACCCTGCGGATCTCATTATTTTAGATATTCTTATGCCCGAAAAAGAGGGGCTTGAAACCATACTGGATTTGCGGCGTGAATTCCCTCAGGTAAAAATTATTGCCATGTCGGGCGGAAGTGAGCGAGCCAAACTGGATTTGTTGGACCTCGCTCGTCGGTTAGGGGCTCAACACACCATCGATAAGCCCTTCCAATTGCACGCCATTACTGACCTCGTTACTCAAGCCCTTCACGAAAATTAG